CTAAACCtacaagaaaaatgagaaggttTCACAACTCGCTTATAATTTAACTCTTAAAATATTACGTTCCACACAGCATTGGAGAAAAATAGTCTTGAAAGATGTCAAGAGTCGTCTCATAACTGAAAAAATCCCAATGAACGAAACTATATCACAGACAATAGAACACTTTCGAATTCGAAGTAACCTGTTATCTTGACATCTTTTCTAATAGATATAGTTCTCCATCGACTATGATAAAACTTCACAGAGATTCTTTTTCTCACATGGTAATTCTCTTCAGCAATCTTATCCTGTTTGGGCCAAAACATTTGGACGAGAATGCAGAACATTTCTGCATCTGAAGTAGGCTAGAGAAAGTTAGAGAAAACATAATGCTATTGGAGTTCCTTATTCTAATATACACACAGATTAAAGCAGAAATTTGTATAATTGGACAGAGCAATTTATTCACATTCTATAGTTACTGTATAAACCTTTCTCTGGGGAACTCTAGGGAAACATTTTCTTCTCAACTCCATCTCTTCTGTGCTTTCTCCATTCGGTCACTTCAACTCATTGACAAAACGGGCAAAGTTGCAGAGCATCCCTCTTACCTTCACCCAGACAACTGTTTCATTCGGTCGTAGCTTCTCTTAAGCTCCTCTACCTTCATGAGATAAAAGCTTGACTACCTGAGATCAATCTTTTACCAGAGAATAACCAAGCTTGATtgtattttctatattttgaCCTTCACCCGGACAACATCTATCACCGGTCATAGCTTCTTTCAccttgtcttttttctttaggctaccttttgacttgaaaatggtattagtagccgaaacaagTCGTGCCgaattaatttaaaaagggtactcaaatttatattttgatctATCTTCTCTTACCAGAGTATAGGTATACTTGACTGTATTTTCTATGCTCTTACCTTCACCCGGACAGCTGCTAACACCGGACTGTAGCTTGTCGCTGTCGCCGACAGTGAGTGCTCCTACCTTGGGCAGCAGCACTTCTCCGTCACGCGGCAACACCAACTGTCGCAGCGACGTTTCGCCGTCCGGCAGTCGTACGGCCAACTCCAGACTGACAGGCAGAATGGCGCGGTCGTTGCGACAGGGAGCTCGTTGCACGTTCCAGTTGCGACCGTTCAGCAAGTTCATGTCGCCCAGCCACGTTTTGGTCAACTGAGGGCGTATATCGTCAATGGAGATGGCGGCAACTGTGTAGAGAGTAATAAGTCGAAATGATAGAccgataattattatgattttattaatattattgaatgagaatcAAATAATTAGCTTATCTGAAGAAATGAAGTGTCTCATATATTTACATCAATATGTTAATGGACTAATATTGATGGGATCAATCTAATTACATGTAGCCTAATGATAATAAGATGATTGATAGTCGAATgaaagtaatcattataataattattttatcatgtaGCCCTGGTCATGAAGAGTTGTGCCGTttgcacgaaagccggttaaattctaatcgtGATTAGTTTcccgagaatcaatcagagaaggtcttttcgaaaagaaggcttctctgatctcgtgaaataattcaagataaaaattcaatcagcttttgtgcaaccgggccttagagtCGAAATAGTATAGACTATTGTTATTGAGTATTGAGAAGATCAATTTCATTGCGTTAGGCTTTGCTTTGCTGAACTAAAACCTCTCAAAGTGAAGATGATTCTATAGACCTATATGCACAATGCACCATCTCGTTCTGAACGGATTTAGGCTaaatcagctgttcgtttaaacccggAATGATACACGTTATTTTGAATACGACCCTGTCTACTTGAAATTATAGATAAGCGTAACAGAGCTGGTACATTGCAAAAGGCCCTCATTGTAGCAAAATGAAAAGAATATCTTTTCCAAGTCAACATCtttcttttattcattcataacaacaGGAAAATAGGAAACCAATAGAGAAAGATAAAGTAGAGGACCAAGTAATGGAAGTCCTTCTAATTTCAGCAGTGgttatgatgaatgattatgGTCATGATGGGTTatccattcaataataatatgagCAATAATGATATTGATAATCTGTAACACTTATCATTTCTCCAAAGACTACACTTCTTGAAAAGCATGgaactttttattattgaagattttgGTTCTTGTGTTATTCAATATTCCATTACagaaatttagataaaattggCTTGAATATCAAGGAATGATCAAGTTATCGTCCCCAACTCAAAACATGAATCTCCACTCAACTGCATAAGGAAAACaaatcatagaattttttaCCGTATCAAGAGTGTGATATCATTCTAGTGGGCCTATTCTATTCTCCAATAGATTTTCCAGTGAAAGAGTATGAAACGtgaataacaaaatttaatcaaTGACACTGTATTATAAGCTTCAAtctctttttaaatttaagtgaattaaaatttcattttaaattggGAAGCACTCTCATCTGTAAGTTGCACATGATTGATTTTAAATCGCAAATATTGAATGGGAATGTACAGCCTAGCAAACTAGatgtaaattttaaaaaatttctcAACTCACCCACTCCCAATAGTAATGTAGGAAGGAGAACCctcatattcaaattcattccaataattgagatgaaatcaGAACGATTTCAACACagcttctcaactacacaatcAATACTGCAGTCTGTAGTTTTTTGGTGTTTGGTGGGTGTGTGCCATACTAAGCCGTGCAGAGAATCTTCCTCTCTTTATCAATTTGATAACTGTTGTCTCGCTCGATGAAATTTGTCACATCTCAGTTCtgtttttttatatatagatacagATTGAGCCATCAGAAATATAGATTTGATTCTTATCTATCTACTCATAAACGTGATTTCTAtgtaattgatcaatattataaattcaatagaaattgctttttctcataataaaatatcttttgaatattttttattttccatttttcaaataaacaattTTCCAATCGGTTCAGCTTCATTTATTCTTAGCACTAACACCCAGAACGAACCACTTTTGAACCTGTAAACACCTGCGGAATTCTCTACACTCTGTAGTAAAACAGTGGACAGCAgtttatcaaatatattcattattggattatctcaaataataataaaagcatTCAACTGACCTACATGGTGAATAAGTGATGGAAGACTTaaatctacagatggaaataaattggaagttgcatttgttcaaatgctaattaatgaataagtattatttaacgaaaatttcaattaaatgctgtaaatcaccctgcaaatattgaagacttttgctactgcaaatattgacaacagggtaaacagctagattaAAATTCGATGATTGCTACTATACAAATATTTGtagtagtttttattttgtactaTGCAAATACTATAGTAGCGCTCAACGAATTTCCATTTAGTTGTTtaccttgttgtcaatatttttgcagtagcagaagtcttcggggtgattttcagcatttaattgggatatttgtttaataataattaaaaactaaaatcttcttcatttttaCTCTCCATTTCGATCTGCTTCTTGATGATCACTTTGGATATCGCTAGGAGTAAAAGCAAGCAcctattattcattgaaatcaaAATGCTATGTCATATCTAAagtattgaaacttgaaacatatATCAACTAAAGTCTTGTCATGATGCAAGTCGGCTGATTCTTCTtctgttaataataatattcagtaTTAGGTAGACGGCTACTGTGGTAGAATAAATcctaaataatagaaataagtATAGGCTACTAGGccctataatattaataaattaatttatatgaaGAGAGATATTTTAcacatcaataattaaatacaaatttgaagaatattccaACAACTGGAAATTGCAACTGATCCAGCAATTTTAAATGGTTTCATACCATTAGAAGATAGTGCAATGGAGACAATTCtgtgaaatttcaatttgaaagtcTTGTCATGCTGCAAGTCGGATGATTTTCACTCGAAATTCGAGAGAGGATGACAATTTCTATCAAGATGACCAGAACCTGCTATATTTTAGGcctacaaatatatattataatgcaTTCAACTATAGTTGAACATGAAACAAAAATAGACATTTCCAAGTTCAAATTCGATACCGGCACGGATGCaaaaaataacaggttttttaTCAAGGCGACCCTCTGGCACCTTTACTACAGGCTATTATAATAAAGTCAATATGTGAGCTATGTTTGCTTGAGTGTGCTACCATTTCTTTGAAAAATGGTAGAAAATATTCTTGTttgattcatttcaaaaataatagataactAGTAACTCCTTCACTGTACTTAATACATAGATTAAAATAATGTTTCTTGAATGAAGTTATTCTTCAGTTTATCATCAAAATGAGCTagaattgaattaatattatgaAGGTGATATCAGTCTATCGCAAGTTTTACAGATCAGCTTTGAGGATCAAATATTTACAGGTATTTTTTGACCTTGTTTGAGCGTCTACCTTCTCTGGGTCACGGttgatatgataataatatcgtCCCATCGTTCGCTCTTCGTCTACATCCAAAACTCGTTAGTAGAGTGGGAATGACTCTGGCCGACACACATATTATGCAAACATACTACTGCTTCACATTGAATCAGTGCAACCGAGGATTACTATATACGGTACCGTATATTTTGAAACTTGCTAGATCCAAAGATtgcaattattttaaaaattatcatttcaaatccacttGAAGAATatctattacattttttctaacTTTTGCATTATTTTATATGTATCTATGAATATTGATATATTGTAACTTATGTGAAATTGTGCgtgtttcaatttaaattagAAGTGTCATACCTTGTGATATTTATTTGTGTAGTGGCATTTGAGTTGGGTgacaattattaaaaatgactGAGATAACATTTTTTGCGAAACTCTTTGCTTTTCTGCAGTTTTTAGTGATTTATAAAGTGGTTATTTTTGTGCTTACAAGGATTTATGTGCATTTTTTCAAAGAGCCAATTGATGTAACTAAAGCCGGGAGCTGGGCTGGTAAGTTTCTTTCACAGTAAAACctagaaaaacttgaaaacaccAAAACTTTAATCAACTACAGTACTACAATATAGGTAGTtggatttttttcattattcaaatgcCTCTCAATCAATCATTTGTTATATGTATTGTCTAATACAGGGCTATTCAGTAATTCGAGAAATTTCATATAATGCTTgctatttcaacaaataattatatttgacaattttctcattatttatttttatttgaacaaaaatcaaGTAAGTTACAAAGATTAGGTATTCGTATGCATCTATGATGTTTATTATTCAGTTGCTGACTGATTTTTCCATTGATATGAAGTGACTTTCATGATCATTCCTCAAGTACCCAGTAAAAtcaattagaaaaaatattgacatAGTATCaatgcaattcaataataaaatttgggGTTCTACAcaatcaataaaacatttaatatttttaacgAAAATATTATAAGTTCTTTgtaatttctttttcaaatttattaaaatatgcaTGTCTGCCTACTACCATTTTATTTTGACAATAAGTTTGAAATTACACAAATGATTTAATGAATAATCGAAGATTGCAATGTAAAGGttgaaaaatcctcaaacaaaatttgaaatataataattcctTCAAATAAAGAGGATATTGGTACAACTTCAAGAGTGAATATTCTATATCATTTATTCTCATTTTAATACGTGTAGATTCCATTTTTCTATGCTTTAGGCATAACTCAGAATATTTACAATACAGTTACTATGATTATTCAAATCTTACTGGCCTATAGAAATTCAGGTAGATCCTATTTATCTTAAAAGTTTGATTATTGCTGGTTTCGTCACAGATCATTCAATAAGGTGAGATTACAGTGGACAATATATTCATCTTTTgacatattttttattcttgcaCCCTATCTACTTATATTTCTTTAGTCataaagttttatagtttttaagttttataatttttttaagtcGATAATAACGATTTGTGGACAATTAAATATTCTTGAACATTGATCATTGAAATTTAACTcatgtgaattttcaattttttacacaatGGAATCTGAAAATTGACGTCTGgagattattcattattatggaATGGAGATTTGTTGAATATTTAATACTATAATCAACTTGATTGTGAGGAAGTGATAATTGCTACCTTTAAGGAACTTGTTACTATCCTGTGTTATTATCAGCGAGTAaggaatattatttatagtgaATATTTGTAATTAGTTAAGCTGAAAGCAAAAACAATGTCTTATTACTGTAGCCCAATTTCTTGTAAGATCAACCTACCGCATCATTATAATTggcaaattttataaattttccaaGGTTTTCAATACAAAATTGTGAGGAAgattaattcttcttcttctgataccgtaaaaataatattcattagtAGGTAGAAACATTAGTCAACTACTGTGGTAGAATAAAtcccaaataataataatagaaataagtATAGGCTACATactgtaattaattaattaattatataaagaGGGATAtcctatttattacaataatttaatacaaatttgaagaatatGTCAAACAAAATTCCCAGTTGTCCAGCATGGGGTAAATTATAATTGTTGATGGCTTCGTCACATGAAAAAAGAGTACAACGGAGAACAACTgtgaaatttcaagttgaaaattgagAGGACTGGAAAAAGaattccaaataatatatagtatGATTATGATAGATTATAGGCTACTTCTATGATCAATTCTAGTACTTTATAGCCATGTTACTCTCTAGAATCTAAATGAATCATTAGGGTACTTCTGCTTCAATTGGAATAGAGATTTCAgtttaattttacaaaatataattaatttatcgcGATTTCATCATAATTGTTGAGTGGTTAGAACAAGCTTCCACGATAATCAACCACACGGTCAATTGAATGCTGTTGAGTTATGTGAGAATTTATTTAGATACGATAAATGAATTTCAggtgatattttttatattcttacAGATTCTAGTGACATCCACAAAAGCTTTACGGTACTATaaaaagaaatatgaaaaaactgCTTGTACTAGTATGATAATGACCTATATCTTTGCCTCTCAATTCAAAATAATGTCAATCTTACTCACAGCATAAACTGCtaccatttttttttcaaattaattcaatgatGTATACTTGGAATCTGTCGTGTGTTTTAAACCGGGTTTTCCTTATTTTACATTATCAAGATTATAAGATGATAATCTCTCATTATCAAGACTTTTTGAGGAAATCACTTCTTTTCCATTGAAAACAATCCAAATTGAAGAACACAGTTCAATTTTTGTTACATCcactttttttatttgatttgtacACAGGACTGCAGTCTCGTGTTGAAAGCAAcatgtttttcaattatggagaaattccacaatatcaattcctattcaacaaatttcagaaaacaatttaattgaaattattcttattccttttataatcaactacaagttaaTACTGATTGAAAATAACCAGCAACAAAGGTGTGTTTCAATTGCGAGTACTACACGATGGATTCAGAATCTACTCTCTTTTGTCTATTATTGTATATCCaagtgatttgaatattttatttcattgaacaTCATTCTCTTTATTCCTAGAATTTCAATTGTTTGGTATGTTCAGTTTGCAATAGCCTACAcggaatttgaacatttgagtTGACTCAAATGATTAGCTTcatgatgataataaaattattataatgtatttcagtttcaagaaaatggaaaaaagtGGGTTACCAGTTTATAGTAAGTTTTTTTGTTCTTTGAATCGAACATTTTCTTGATGCAAAATAACTTCATGTTTTCAGTGATAACCGGGTGCACTGATGGCATTGGAAAATCATTCGCTTTTGAGGTGAGTAATTACATTTTACTACTTTTTTCGATATAATAAAGACGTTCAATAATATAAGTGGAATGTTATTAAATTAACCTTTGATTTTCAACATCAAAATTGATCATCAGCTTTTGAGGAGAGCAAACTTTACTTTTTCCAATATGATAAGAAAGtttaataataagataatattgttgaatgagaattgatattgtggaatttttccataattggataaaaacagttttatttttgttaaaactttgtttcttcaattaatattaGTGAAAATGGTTAATCTTCGATTTCCagtattgaaattgatcagacGCACATCTGTAAATATAGAggctacaataataatttgaagcaATCATTGTTTACAGCGCCACAAATAGTTGGGCGAAACTATAGAGTGAAAGCCATTGCTGCCACTTGCTGGAAAGCCAAGGGATTGAGCTAATTAGGTTGGACGATGCAGCTTTCAATTGGCAAGTCCCTTTGTAGTTTGTAGCCGGCACAAAGTGATGAGGGAACCACATGTATGCGCATCATAGGCTtatgagattcacttcatactgtcagcatcaCTTATGAATAGAGCAGATGCTTCCCATTCATCTAATGGTGGCAAAGTGAATGTCCTGGCCGCGAGCGTCGACTCTAATCGTAGTGATGATCATTCGAAGTGCAACTGCAGCGCAGCGTAATTGTGACCAACGTAATAGTCTTCAAAAAGCATTACAGTCTGCGGCCTTACCATTGCCAGTAGCACCCACTATATAGCAGCAAGCAGCAACTAACGTTCATTAGTGGTTGACGTGTACTTGCATCACAGAGTGCAGAGAACAGAGTACAAAACAACTCTCAAGTACAAAATAGCTCTCCTCTGTGTCATTTGTTCCACCCTACAGAAACAATGGCACAGTTCTGGAGTTGGCATTGTGTTACTGCCTCTCCACTTTTTCCTTTCCAACTTTCTCTCAcacttccttctttttctttttctttttctttttcttcttctccttcttctccatctattctggcatcttcttcttctcctagcTACGGTACTTCTTTTTCCGTGttcttgttactttccttgccctactaccataggtaaggaaagtattgctttccaaaaaaaaattaaggtaccccaatttcaagttttctatacgtttcaaggtcccctgagtccaaaaacatgatttttgggtgttggtctgtgtgtgtgtgtatgtgtgtgtgtgtgtgtgtgtgtgtatgtgtgtatgtctgtgaacacgataactccattcctaattaaccgattgacttgaaatttcaaacttaaggtccttataccatgaggacccgacaataagaaattcaataaaattcaattcaagatgacggaaaaaatggcggataattactaaaaaaccatgtttttcacgattttctcaaaaaaggctctaatgattttctttaaatttataccatggatagctatttataagccctatcaactgacatgagtcttatttctaggaaaattgcaggagctgcgtaatattctcgagaaaaatggcggataattactaaaaaaccatgtttttcacgattttctcgaaaacggctctaacgattttcttcaaatttataccatggatagctatttataagccctatcaactgacatgagtcttatttctaggaaaattgcaggagctgcgtaatattctcgagaaaaatggcggataattactgaaaaaccatgtttttcacgattttctcagaaattactcgactgatttatttcaaattcatactccgtatagttatttatcagccccatcaactggcatgagtctcctctctgggaaactaatggggggttcaccccatccttgagaaatgtactttgtaacctcc
The genomic region above belongs to Nilaparvata lugens isolate BPH chromosome 5, ASM1435652v1, whole genome shotgun sequence and contains:
- the LOC120351255 gene encoding uncharacterized protein LOC120351255, producing the protein MNLNMRVLLPTLLLGVVAAISIDDIRPQLTKTWLGDMNLLNGRNWNVQRAPCRNDRAILPVSLELAVRLPDGETSLRQLVLPRDGEVLLPKVGALTVGDSDKLQSGVSSCPGEGKSIENTVKYTYTLVREDRSKYKFEYPF